From Streptomyces sp. NBC_00775, one genomic window encodes:
- a CDS encoding MFS transporter produces the protein MTSTLQPAVAAEVEKRPDRWVALSVLVLAVLLVAVDATVLGLATPYISEDLKPSGTQLLWIGDVYSFVIAGLLVSMGSLGDRIGRKKLLLVGATAFGLISVLNAFATTPELMILARALLGVAGATLMPATLALIRNIFHDPRERSFAIGIWGATASAGTAVGPVAGGFLLEHFWWGSVFLINLPVMVVLVLVGIRLLPESKNPNPGPWDLTSVTLSLVGVIGVVYAVKEAAAHGLSWEPTAAGLLGAAALYWFVRRQLTLPAPLLDVRLFRNRGFSGAVLADLFTVLGMSGLVFFLSQYLQLVQGRGPFEAGLAEVPAAVGAVAAGLVAGSVARRFSVRAVVTGGLAAVGLALGALTLLSQSTGYPLLGAALLFVGIGAGFSFTVTADVILSSVPKEQAGAASAVSETAYELGAALGIALLGSIVTGVYAGFPGPAGTPAEAHESLGGAVEAAKGLSAHTSEPMLSAARESFVDGLTLASGGGALVLLATAVAAWFLLRGQRLETGLEEAPL, from the coding sequence ATGACCAGCACCCTGCAGCCGGCTGTCGCGGCGGAGGTGGAGAAGCGCCCGGACCGTTGGGTCGCGCTCTCCGTCCTCGTCCTCGCCGTGCTGTTGGTGGCCGTCGACGCGACCGTCCTCGGCCTCGCGACCCCGTACATCAGCGAGGACTTGAAGCCCTCGGGCACGCAGCTCCTGTGGATCGGTGACGTCTACTCGTTCGTCATCGCCGGTCTGCTCGTCTCCATGGGCAGCCTCGGCGACCGCATCGGCCGCAAGAAGCTGCTGCTCGTCGGCGCCACCGCGTTCGGCCTGATATCGGTGCTCAACGCCTTTGCCACGACACCGGAGTTGATGATCCTGGCGCGGGCGCTGCTCGGTGTCGCGGGCGCGACCCTGATGCCCGCCACACTCGCCCTGATCCGCAACATCTTCCACGACCCGCGCGAGCGCAGCTTCGCCATCGGCATCTGGGGCGCAACGGCCTCCGCCGGTACGGCGGTCGGCCCGGTCGCGGGTGGCTTCCTGCTCGAACACTTCTGGTGGGGCTCCGTCTTCCTCATCAACCTTCCGGTGATGGTGGTCCTCGTCCTCGTCGGCATCAGGCTGCTGCCCGAGTCGAAGAACCCGAACCCCGGCCCGTGGGACCTGACCAGCGTCACCCTCTCGCTCGTCGGTGTGATCGGCGTCGTGTACGCGGTGAAGGAGGCCGCCGCGCACGGGCTCTCCTGGGAGCCGACGGCCGCGGGCCTGCTCGGCGCCGCCGCCCTGTACTGGTTCGTGCGACGTCAACTCACGCTGCCCGCACCGCTGTTGGACGTACGGCTGTTCCGCAACCGGGGCTTCTCCGGAGCGGTGCTCGCCGACCTGTTCACCGTCCTCGGCATGTCCGGGCTCGTCTTCTTCCTCTCCCAGTACCTGCAACTCGTGCAGGGCAGGGGGCCGTTCGAGGCCGGGCTCGCCGAAGTCCCCGCAGCCGTGGGCGCGGTGGCGGCGGGTCTGGTCGCAGGCTCGGTCGCCCGGCGGTTCTCGGTGCGTGCCGTGGTCACCGGCGGTCTCGCCGCGGTGGGGCTGGCGCTCGGTGCGCTCACCCTGCTGAGCCAGTCCACCGGCTATCCGCTGCTCGGCGCCGCCCTGCTGTTCGTCGGCATCGGCGCGGGCTTCTCGTTCACCGTCACCGCCGACGTGATCCTCTCCAGCGTGCCCAAGGAGCAGGCGGGCGCCGCGTCCGCGGTCTCCGAGACGGCGTACGAACTGGGCGCCGCCCTCGGCATCGCCCTGCTCGGCTCCATCGTCACCGGCGTCTATGCGGGCTTCCCCGGCCCGGCGGGCACCCCGGCCGAGGCCCATGAGTCATTGGGCGGCGCGGTGGAGGCGGCAAAGGGTCTTTCGGCACACACCTCCGAGCCCATGCTCAGCGCGGCCCGGGAGTCCTTCGTCGACGGCCTCACCCTCGCGTCGGGCGGGGGAGCGCTGGTGCTGCTGGCCACGGCGGTGGCGGCATGGTTCCTGCTGAGAGGGCAGAGGTTGGAAACGGGGCTGGAGGAGGCGCCCCTTTAG